One segment of Belonocnema kinseyi isolate 2016_QV_RU_SX_M_011 chromosome 7, B_treatae_v1, whole genome shotgun sequence DNA contains the following:
- the LOC117176670 gene encoding protein GVQW3-like — protein MVTTMSKPRLYEWYKRFSEDRESVEDDGRSVRPKTSINEGNVEKVQQMILKDQQITIREVADYYGISFASCHAIFTDVLVIIRVAAKFIPKLLNQKQHRVDISEEMLNKANNDPELMNYIITGEETWVYGYDV, from the coding sequence ATGGTGACTACTATGAGTAAACCAAGACTTTATGAGTGGTACAAACGTTTCTCAGAGGATCGTGAAAGCGTCGAGGATGATGGACGTTCTGTGCGTCCTAAAACTTCAATTAACGAGGGAAACGTCGAGAAAGTTCAGCAAATGATTCTAAAAGATCAACAAATCACTATCAGAGAAGTCGCTGATTATTATGGTATATCATTTGCATCATGTCATGCAATTTTCACTGACGTTTTAGTCATTATACGTGTGGCAGCCAAATTCATCCCAAAACTGTTGAATCAAAAACAACATCGCGTAGATATCTCCGAAGAAATGCTGAATAAAGCCAATAACGATCCAGAATTAATGAATTACATCATAACTGGTGAAGAAACATGGGTTTATGGGTATGATGTTTAA